The Arachis hypogaea cultivar Tifrunner chromosome 19, arahy.Tifrunner.gnm2.J5K5, whole genome shotgun sequence genome has a window encoding:
- the LOC140182326 gene encoding uncharacterized protein, translating into MAKQKAIALIYGDWDESYNDIPRWVLGVQLTMPGSVAVLRTSPVLVGGQDGNSNILPVAFALVEGENAESWRFFLSHFREHVTPQPGLLVISDRHNGIKAALEAPDGDPAMCDWANRIDYSLWTQHRDESRRFGHMTTNISECVNSILKGVRNLPVASLVKATYCRLAELFVRNGREAEAQIGTGQQFKTTPTGSFSLGTYRVSLASRTCDYGYFQALYFPCQHALACCAYSRLTWTSYVHSVYQISSVFSVYRMGFTPPIPEGFWPPYDGPTMIPDPDRRHAREGRPRSTRIQMNMDEADPNRPKRCNV; encoded by the exons ATGGCAAAGCAGAAGGCTATTGCCCTCATctacggtgactgggatgagtcatatAACGACATCCCTAGGTGGGTGTTGGGTGTCCAGCTGACGATGCCTGGAAGTGTTGCGGTCCTCAGGACGAGCCCGGTTCTAGTTGGAGGACAG gacgggaactccaacattctaccAGTCGCATTCGCCCTAGTGGAGGGTGAGAATGCAGAGTCCTGGAGATTCTTTCTCTCGCACTTTCGAGAGCACGTGACCCCGCAGCccggtctgctggttatatcggacaggcaCAACGGCATCAAGGCTGCGCTTGAGGCCCCTGACGGAG ACCCAGCGATGTGTGACTGGGCGAACCGGATTGACTACTCCTTGTGGACTCAGCATCGTGATGAGAGTcggagattcggtcacatgacgacgaacaTCTCCGAGTGTGTGAATTCAATCCTCAAGGGGGTCAGAAATCTCCCTGTAGCATCcctggtgaaggcaacatatTGTAGGCTTGCGGAACTCTTTGTTCGGAATGGGAGAGAGGCTGAGGCACAGATAGGAaccggacaacaattca AGACCACTCCGACTGGTTCTTTCTCCTTGGGTACCTACAGAGTATCGCTTGCATCGCGGACATGTGACTACGGGTACTTCCAGGCACTTTATTTCCCGTGTCAGCACGCACTTGCATGCTGTGCCTACTCACGGCTCACCTGGACCTCTTACGTTCACAGCGTCTATCAGATTAGCTCGGTGTTCAGTGTGTATCGGATGGGATTCACACCTCCGATCCCGGAGGGCTTCTGGCCACCTTATGACGGGCCCACGATGATTCCGGACCCTGACAGGAGGCATGCGAGAGAGGGTCGTCCTAGATCCACAAGGATACAGATGaatatggacgaggcagatccgaaTCGGCCAAAGAG ATGCAATGTTTGA